ACGACGCACCGAGTTGCCAGGTCGAGTCCACGGACTGGTACGACAGCCTCCCCGAGGACTTCGCGCACGGGCACGACGAGATGTGCGCCGACGCCCGACTGTTCGTCGAGTAACAGCCAGACCAACCAACCGAAAACGAGCATCCGCGAGCGCCGCGAGGCGGCGAAGCCGTCTCGGAATGCGCGAGCGGTTCACAGCGCGCTTCGCGCGCTGGCGCCGAACCCCACCGAAGGTGGGGTGACGGCGCTTTTTCCCCAAGTTTTTGCAAGCGAGGCGCGCGGAGCGCGCCTCGCATAGCAAAAAGTGGGTTTACATCCCGAACATGCCCATGACGGATTGGATGGCGCCGCGTGCGACGAGCGCGACGCCGAGGAGGATGGCGGTGAGGCCGGCGGCGACGACGGGTGCTTTCCACGCGACGACGGCGACGCCGGCGACGACGAGGAGGATACCGAGGACGCCGGAGAGTCCTATCTTGTCGAGCATGCGTGATTCGAGAGCGACGGGTAGTGTAAGCGTACTGGTCGCGTGCCGGAGTTAGCCGTCGCGTGAGTCGGTGGGGTTTAAACGGCTCGCTGTCCAACCGCGTCGTATGGCTGACGACGACAGCGGACGCAAGAACCTCCGAATGCCCGACGACGACGAGGTGTTCGCGGAGGTCACGAACATGCTCGGCGCGAATCGCGTGAAGGTGCGATGCGCGGACGGGACGGAGCGGACTGCACGCATTCCCGGTCGGATGCAGAAACGCATCTGGATTCGGGAGGGCGACGTCGTCCTCGTGGAGCCGTGGGACTGGCAGGACGAGAAGGCGGACGTGGTGTGGCGCTACGAGAAGGCCGACGCGGACCAGCTCCGCGAGGAAGGGCACATCGAATGACGGTGGTGCGGCGGTGACCGACGAGTTCGGTCTCGCCGAGGAGCGGGAGGGCGCGCCGGGCGACGAGTTCGAGGAAATCGACGTCTCGGACACGGAGGCCGACCGCATCGCGCGCCGGCAGGACCGCGAGTTCGCGGAGTTCCGGAAGCGCCTGAAGGACACCGAGCAGTTCAAACTGGACGACGGCGCGTTCGACGACGCGACGTACGCGGCCGTCTACAAACTCGTACAGGACGAGCACGTGGGCGCGATGGGCGGCCCGATTTCGACGGGGAAGGAGGCGAACGTCTACGAGGCCCACGACGCGGAGGGCGGGGACGTGGCGGTGAAGGTGTACCGCATCAACGCGTCGAACTTCAAGCAGATGCGGGAGTACCTCGAAGGAGACCCGCGCTTCGAGGGGATTCGCGGCGACAAGAAGGCGGTCGTGTTGTCGTGGACGCGCAAGGAGTTCTCGAACCTCCAGCGCGCGGCGGCGGCGGGCGTTCGCGTCCCGCACCCCATCGCGGTCCAGCGGAACGTGCTCGTGATGGAACTCATCGGGCAGGAGGGGGACGCCGCGCCGACGCTCAGCGACGTGAACGTGGAGAACCCGGAGACCGCCTACGAGGTGGTGCGGGAGTACGTGCGTCGCCTGTACGCCGCGGGCCTCGTACACGGCGACCTCTCGGAGTACAACATCGTCGTCTACGACGGCGAACTCGTCGTCATCGACGTGGGGCAGGCGGTGACGATTCACCACCCGAACAGCGACGACCTGCTGCGACGGGACTGCCGGAACGTCGCGAACTTCTTCGCGCGACAGGGCGCCGACGCCGACCCGGACGAACTGTACGACTACGTCACGTCGAACGCCGACCCCCACACCGAGGGCGACGCGCAACGCGAGAACGGCGACGGCGAGGATGACGGGACCGACGACGCAGACGCAGACCCCGGAGCCTGACGGCGATACGCATTTCTCGGTCGGCGTCGTCTCGGCGACCATGAGCGACGAGACGTCGGTGACTGCGGAGCGACAGTCGCCGGAGGCGGCGTTCGGACTGCTGTCGAGTGACCTCCGCGTGGCGATACTTCGGGCGCTCGGCGACGCCGACGGCGCGCTCTCGTTCTCGGAACTGCGGGAGCGCGTCGAGGTGGTGGATTCGGGGAAGTTCAACTACCACCTCGGGAAACTCGCCGGTCACTTCGTCACGCAGACCGGGGGCGGCTACGAGTTGTCGCTGGCGGGCCGGCAGGTGTACGGCGCGATTCTCTCCGGCAGGTACACGGCGGACGCCACCGTCGACCCGTTCGCGTTCGACGGGCCGTGTCCGCTCTGCGGGCACGCGGACCTCGTGGCGGAGTACGTCGACGAGCGCGCACGGCTCTACTGCCCGGAGTGTGAGGTGTGGCGAAACGAGTTCTCGTTCCCGCCGGCGAGCCTCGACCAGTTCGACCGCGAGGCGCTGCCGGCAGCGTTCGACCGGTGGATGCGCGCGACGGTGGCGAGGATTCTGCAGGGGTTCTGTGCGAACTGCGGCGGGCGCGTCGACGGGCGCCTCGAACCCGACGACGGCGACTCGCCGATGTCGCTGTCCGCGGTGTTCGACTGCGAACGCTGTGGGGACGAACTGCAGTCCGCGCCGATGCTCCCCGTCATCTTCCACCCCGTGGCAATCGGGTTCTTCGAGGCCCACGGCGTGGACGTGTTCGCGGACCCGTCGTGGCGCTTTTTCGACGCCGGGGACGACGTCGACGTGACCGAGACCGAGGACGGCGGAGCGCGCGTCCGGTTGGTGGTCGACGGCGACGAACTGACGGCGACCGTCGAGGCGGACGTCTCCGTCACCGACGTCGCAGTCGCCGACTGAGCACCGAAACCGTTTTTGCTGACGTTCCCCGATTCGGGAGTATGCAGTCCGCTCTCCGCGGTTGGCGCTGGCGCGCTCGGAGAGCGGACAGTCTCGCCGCCGCGGCCTGACGGGCGTCACCCGCTCAGGTCGGGCGCGTTGCTCCCTCCGTTCTTCTCGCGTATCGCTTCCGACCAGCCACACACATCCACAGCCATGACAGACGACGACGTGACGCCGTACGCCGTCGCGGGCGACGTAGATTACGAGAAACTGCTCGCTCGCTTCGGCGCGGACGAACTGACCGACGACCAACGACGGCGCTTCCCCGACCACCCGCTGGTGCGTCGTGGCCTGTTTTACGCGGGCCGCGGCGTGAGTGACTTCCTCGACGCCGAGGAGCAGTCCATCGTGACCGGCATCGGGCCGTCGGGGCCGATGCACCTCGGGCACGCGATGGTGTTCTACTTCGCGAAGCGCCTGCAGGACGAACTCGGCGCGCGGGTGTACGTCCCGCTGTCGGACGACGAGAAGTACTGGTTCAAGGACCAGACCGCCGCGGAGACGGGCGAGTACCTCCGGGAGAACCTGCGAGACTTGCTCGCCGTCGGCTTCGACCCCGAACTGACGCGGTTCGTCGTGGACACGAGAGACGCCGACGTGGTGTACCCGCTGGCGACGGCGTTCGGGAAGGAGGTGACCCACTCGACGCTGGAGAACGTCTACGGGACGCCGGAGAACGTCGGGCAGGCGTTCTACCCGGCGGTCCAGACGGCCCACCTCCTGCTCCCACAACTGGTACACGGCGAGCACGAGACGCTGGTGCCAATCGCGGTGGACCAGGACCCGCACGTCCGGGTGAGTCGGGACGTGGCAGCGAAGGCGCGGTATCCGGTCGGGAAGCCGGGCGCGCTGTTGATGCAGTTCCTGCCGTCGCTGGGCGGGCCGGGGAAGATGAGCAGTTCCGAGGGCGTCTCGATTCGGCTGACCGACGACGCCGACACCGTCCGGGAGAAGATTCGCAAGCACGCGTTCACGGGCGGACAGTCGAGCGTCGAAGAACACCGCGAGCAGGGCGGCGACCCCGAGGTGGACGTGCCGTTCCAGTACCTGTCGGCGTTCTTCGAGTCGGACGACGACGAACTCGCGCGCATCGAGGCCGAGTACCGGGCGGGCGACCTGCTGTCGGGCGAACTCAAGGAAATTGCCGCCGACCGCATCGTGGAGTTCCTCGACGGGCACCAGTCCCGCCGGGACGCGCTCGGACCGGTCGAGGACGAACTCCCGAAGTTCCGGCTGACCGAGGCCGAACGGGAGCGCGCCGTCGACGCAGTCGGGTTCGGCTACTGACGGGGCGGGCGCGCTGTCGCACCGACGCGGCGGAACCCTGAAGCCCCCGGCCCCGCGTCGTTGGGGCATGAGCGACGACGCAGAGGACGCGTTCGCCGCCGTCGCCGACGAACTCCGCGTCCGTATCCTCCGCGAACTCTGGGACGCCGACGACCCCCTCGCCTTCTCCGAGTTGCGCGACCGAGTCGACGTGGCGGACTCCGGGCGCTTCAACTACCACCTCGGGGAGCTACGCGGTCGGTTCGTGGAGCAGCGAGACGAGGGGTACGCGCTCCGGTTCGCGGGCCGCGAACTCGTCGGCGCGCTGTACTCCGGCGTGTTCACGGAAGAGGCGTCGGTCGGCCCGCAGGCGGTGGAGGGCGACTGTCCGCTCTGCGGGAGCGACCTCGAAGCCGTCTACGAGGACGAACAGGCGCGTGTCACGTGTACGAGCGACGACTGCGGCGTCCACGTCGTCTCGGTGGGCATCCCGCCGGCGTTCGTGGACGGCCGCGAGGACGACCTCGCGACGGCCATCGACGGCTACGTGCGCACGATGGCGCGCCAGTTCACCGCGGGGTTCTGTTCGTCGTGTCGCGGCCGGACGACCGGCCGCCTCGAACGCGACGGCGAGCACGGGCCGCGAGCCGTCTACGAGTGCGAGCGCTGTGGCAACCGCTTCCACGGGTTCGTGACGACGGCGGTCCTCGACCACACCGAGGTGCTGTCGTTCTACCGCGACCACGGCCGCGACGCACGCGACGCCCCGATCTGGCAGATGGGGTGGACGACCGACGCGGAGATGGACGGCGACGAGGCGGTTGTCGCGGTCGCCCTCGACGGCGACGAACTGGAACTCAAACTCGACGAGTCGCTTTCCGTGGTCGGCGCGGAGCGCACGTGAACCGTGGACACAGGCGTAAAGAAGGCTTTTACGCGCCCGCCCAGTACGAACACAGCATGAAACACGTGAAGATTCCGCAGGACCGGATCGGCGCGCTCATCGGCGACGGAGGTGAGACGCTCCGCCGAATCGAGCAGGCCGCCGAGGTGGACCTCGACGTGGACTCCCAGAACGGGTCCGTGGCCATCGACCAGGTCGGCGACCCCATCCGCGGGATGCAGGCGCCCGACATCGTGAAGGCCATCGGTCGCGGCTTCAAGCCCGACGAGGCGCTGAGCCTGCTGGACGACGAGATGCGGATGTTCGAGACCATCGACATCGAGCGCGCGGCGCGCAACGACAACGACCTCCGCCGGAAGAAGGGACGGCTCATCGGCGAGGACGGCCGCACGCGGGAACTGATGGAGGAACTGACCGGCGCCACGGTCGTCATCTACGGGTCGACGTTCGGCGTCATCGGCCAGCCCAACGAGGTCGACGTGGCTCGCTCGGCGGCCGAGATGCTGCTCGACGGCGCGCCCCACGGCGCCGTCTACTCGTTCCTCGAGCGCAAGCGCGCCGAGGAACTGAAACAGCAGGGGATGGATTACCACGAGTTCCCGGGCTGACGCGCCGTAATTACTTCTAATTAAAATTTATCAGGCGGGCGGTCGTCGGGAGTCGTATGAGCGACTACACGACGGTCTCCCTGAAAAAGGAGTTCGTCAGCGACGTCGAGGCGTACATCGAGGACGAACCGTTCGGCTCGCCCAAGGAGTTCATCAAACACCTCGTCATCCGCGAGATGGAGTCCGAGGACGGCATCTCCGACGACGAAGCCCGCGACATCGGACAGAAACTGCGCGAACTCGGCTACGTGGAGTGAGTACGATGGCGGACGGCACCGACGAGTCGGCCACAGTCTCGCGTTACGACGCCATCCTCGCAGGCGTCCCCCTGACGACGCTGGTGGCGTACGTCGGCGCAGCCGCCCTGTTCGACGGGCCGCTGCTCGCCCAGTTCGCGGCGCTCGCCGCCGGGAGCGCGGTCGTCGCCGACGGGCTGTTCGTACACTCGCCCCGCGATTCGTAACCCCCGCGTTCGCCCGCCGACGCCCGATACACACATAAACCCTGTTTCGAGACGTCGCTACACTGCGCCTAGACCCCTTCAGCGGCAACCTCTCCAAGCATGCCATTGTCTCGCGCACAAGTTTTAAATAGAATCGCATTCAATCATTCGAGTGACTATGGCGCAGCAGATGGGCAATCAGCCGCTGATCGTACTGTCCGACGACAGTCAGCGCACCTCCGGAAAAGACGCACAGTCCATGAACATCACGGCCGGGAAAGCCGTCGCGGAGTCCGTCCGCACCACACTCGGCCCGAAGGGCATGGACAAGATGCTCGTCGACTCCACCGGCGAGGTCGTCGTCACGAACGACGGCGTCACCATCCTCAAGGAGATGGACATCGAGCACCCGGCGGCCAACATGATCGTCGAGGTCGCCGAGACCCAGGAGACCGAAGTCGGCGACGGCACGACCTCCTCCGTCGTCGTCGCGGGTGAACTCCTCTCCGAGGCCGAGGACCTCCTCGAGCAGGACATCCACGCCACCACGCTCGCGCAGGGGTACCGCCAGGCCGCAGAGCAGGCCAAGGAGTTCCTCGACGACGCCGCCATCGACGTCTCGCCCGACGACACCGAGGAACTCGAGAAGATCGCCGCGACCGCCATGACCGGCAAGGGCGCGGAGAACGCCAAGGACGTCCTCTCGGACCTCGTCGTCAAGGCCGTCCAGTCGGTCGCCGACGACGGCTCCGTCGACACCGACAACATCAAAGTCGAGAAGGTCACCGGCGGCGCCATCGAGAACTCCGAACTCGTCGAAGGCGTCATCGTCGACAAGGAGCGCGTCAGCGAGAACATGCCGTACGCCGTCGAGGACGCGAAGATTGCCCTCGTCGACGACGGCCTCGAAGTCCAGGAGACCGAAATCGACACCGAGGTCAACGTCACCGACCCCGACCAGCTCCAGGAGTTCCTCGACCAGGAAGAAGAGCAGCTCAAGGAGATGGTCGACTCCCTGAAAGCCGCCGGCGCCAACGTCGTCTTCGTCGACGGCGGCATCGACGACATGGCCCAGCACTACCTCGCGAAGGAGGGCATCCTCGCCGTCCGTCGCACGAAGTCCGACGACTTCACCCGTCTGTCCCGCGCCACCGGCGCCACCCCGGTCTCGAACGTCAACGACATCGAAGCCGACGACCTCGGTGACGCCGGCAGCGTCGCCCAGAAGGACATCGGCGGCGACGAGCGCATCTTCGTCGAGGACGTCGAGGAAGCCAAGAGCGTCACGCTCATCCTCCGCGGCGGCACCGAACACGTCGTCGACGAGGTCGAGCGCGCCATCGAGGACTCGCTGGGCGTCGTGCGCGTCACCCTCGAGGACGGCAAAGTCCTCCCCGGCGGCGGTGCGCCCGAGACCGAACTCGCGATGGAACTCCGCGACTTCGCGGACTCCGTCGGCGGCCGCGAACAGCTCGCGGTCGAGGCGTTCGCGGACGCCCTCGAAGTCATCCCGCGTACCCTCGCGGAGAACGCGGGCCACGACCCCATCGACTCCCTCGTCGACCTCCGCAGCCAGCACGACGGCGGCGACAAGGCAGCGGGCCTCGACGCCTACACCGGTGACGTCGTGAACATGGAGGACGACGGCGTCGTCGAACCCCTCCGCGTCAAGACGCAGGCCATCGAGTCCGCCACCGAGGCGGCCGTCATGATTCTGCGCATCGACGACGTCATCGCCGCGGGCGACCTCGCGGGCGGTCAGGTCGGCGACGACGACGGCGACGACGGCCCCGCCGGCGGCCCCGGCGGCATGGGCGGCGGCATGGGCGGCATGGGCGGCATGGGCGGCGCGATGTAAACTCCGCTTAGGAGCACACCCCACCCCCAAACCGCCTCGCACCGCACGCTCACCGACACGCGGCTTTCTTTCGGCGCGACAAGACACTTACCAGCCGCGGCTGTATCGCGGCGTATGCCCTCCCGACGCGACTACCTCGCCGGTGGCGCGGCCGCGCTCGCGGCCGTCGCCGGGTGCGCGGAATCCGGCTCCCCCGCTTCCGAACCGACGTCCGCGGAACCGTCCACGACCGCCGACGCCTCGACGTCGGCGCCGACCCGTCTCTCGTGGGGCGAGACGACGACCGTCCAGGGGACGAGTGTCACGCCCCGGGCTGTCGCCGTGCAGGACTCGGCGTACTACCTGGCGACCCCGGATACGCTCGACGTCCTCTCGTTCGACGACCGGCAGGCCGTCTTTGCCGCCGTCTCGGTGGACGGCGAGTCCCGTCCGGCGCCCGGCGACTTCGCGCTCGACATCGAAGACGCCGTTCCCGGGTGGGTGACGTACGGCGACGTGTCCGGGAGCGAGTTCTGGGAGCGCGCCGCGAGTTACGACCCCGGCGAGAACGGAATCGGTTGGGTCGGCTTCGACGCACCGAAATCCGTCGCCACCGACGACCCGCGACTCCGGGTCCAGTTCGGCGACGAGAGCGGCGCACCCGTCAGTTGGTCGCTCCCCGACTACGCCACTGGCCGGCTCCGGGAACCGCCGAAGTTCGCGTGTGCCGACTTCAGCGCGCCGGAGTCTGTCGCCAGCGACGAGCCCATCGAGGTGTCCGTGCGCGTCAGCAACGAGGGCGCCGGAGTCGGGCGGTTTCGTGGGGCACTGAACGAAGCCGGTCCGGCCTACCGGTTCGAGACGGTCAAAATCGACGTCGGTCCGGGCGAGTCCCGGGAGGTGACCGGCTTCCTCGACACCCACGTCGGGAGTCAGGACGTCGACCGGGTGTCGTTCGCGTTCCGGACGCCGTGTGGTGACTTCGAACGCACGGTCGAAGTCACGGACGCCTAACCCGGAAACGGACGTTCTAAGTGCCGGCGTTGCGAGATTCTCGCGTATGGACACGCTGCTGCTGAACAAGGACGACGTACACGAGAACACGCCGATGGCGGAACTCATCTCGGCCATCGAGGACGCGTTCGCGGCGTACGAGACCGGTGACGCCCAGATGCCCGCGAAGTCCTACATCGACCTGCCGCAGTACAACGGCGACTTCCGGTCGATGCCCGCCTACCTGGACGCCGGCGATTGGGACGCCGCCGGCATCAAGTGGGTGAACGTCCACCCGGACAACCCCGACAACTTCGACCTGCCGACCGTGATGGGGACGATGGTGTACTCGGACCCCGAGAACGCCTATCCGCTCGCCATCATGGACGGCACCGAACTGACGATGAAGCGCACGGGCGCGGCGGCCGCCGTCGCGACCGACCACCTCGCCGTCGAGGACGCGACCTCCTTCGGCGTCGTCGGCGCCGGCGTGCAGGCGTACACGCAACTGGAAGCCATCTCGCAGGTCCGCGACATCGAGGAGGTCGTCGTGAGCGACGTCGACGACGAGGCCGTCGAGGAGTACGTCGACTTCTTCTCCGGGCGCTTCGACGTGCGCGCAGGCTCCATCAGCGAGGCCGGGCACTGCGACGTGCTGTCCACGGTGACGCCCGTCGAGGACCCCATCGTGTCCGCCGACGACCTCGGCGAGCACAC
The nucleotide sequence above comes from Halobacterium litoreum. Encoded proteins:
- the rio1 gene encoding serine/threonine-protein kinase Rio1 codes for the protein MTDEFGLAEEREGAPGDEFEEIDVSDTEADRIARRQDREFAEFRKRLKDTEQFKLDDGAFDDATYAAVYKLVQDEHVGAMGGPISTGKEANVYEAHDAEGGDVAVKVYRINASNFKQMREYLEGDPRFEGIRGDKKAVVLSWTRKEFSNLQRAAAAGVRVPHPIAVQRNVLVMELIGQEGDAAPTLSDVNVENPETAYEVVREYVRRLYAAGLVHGDLSEYNIVVYDGELVVIDVGQAVTIHHPNSDDLLRRDCRNVANFFARQGADADPDELYDYVTSNADPHTEGDAQRENGDGEDDGTDDADADPGA
- the eif1A gene encoding translation initiation factor eIF-1A; translation: MADDDSGRKNLRMPDDDEVFAEVTNMLGANRVKVRCADGTERTARIPGRMQKRIWIREGDVVLVEPWDWQDEKADVVWRYEKADADQLREEGHIE
- a CDS encoding tryptophan--tRNA ligase, yielding MTDDDVTPYAVAGDVDYEKLLARFGADELTDDQRRRFPDHPLVRRGLFYAGRGVSDFLDAEEQSIVTGIGPSGPMHLGHAMVFYFAKRLQDELGARVYVPLSDDEKYWFKDQTAAETGEYLRENLRDLLAVGFDPELTRFVVDTRDADVVYPLATAFGKEVTHSTLENVYGTPENVGQAFYPAVQTAHLLLPQLVHGEHETLVPIAVDQDPHVRVSRDVAAKARYPVGKPGALLMQFLPSLGGPGKMSSSEGVSIRLTDDADTVREKIRKHAFTGGQSSVEEHREQGGDPEVDVPFQYLSAFFESDDDELARIEAEYRAGDLLSGELKEIAADRIVEFLDGHQSRRDALGPVEDELPKFRLTEAERERAVDAVGFGY
- a CDS encoding ArsR/SmtB family transcription factor, whose amino-acid sequence is MSDDAEDAFAAVADELRVRILRELWDADDPLAFSELRDRVDVADSGRFNYHLGELRGRFVEQRDEGYALRFAGRELVGALYSGVFTEEASVGPQAVEGDCPLCGSDLEAVYEDEQARVTCTSDDCGVHVVSVGIPPAFVDGREDDLATAIDGYVRTMARQFTAGFCSSCRGRTTGRLERDGEHGPRAVYECERCGNRFHGFVTTAVLDHTEVLSFYRDHGRDARDAPIWQMGWTTDAEMDGDEAVVAVALDGDELELKLDESLSVVGAERT
- a CDS encoding winged helix-turn-helix domain-containing protein; translated protein: MSDETSVTAERQSPEAAFGLLSSDLRVAILRALGDADGALSFSELRERVEVVDSGKFNYHLGKLAGHFVTQTGGGYELSLAGRQVYGAILSGRYTADATVDPFAFDGPCPLCGHADLVAEYVDERARLYCPECEVWRNEFSFPPASLDQFDREALPAAFDRWMRATVARILQGFCANCGGRVDGRLEPDDGDSPMSLSAVFDCERCGDELQSAPMLPVIFHPVAIGFFEAHGVDVFADPSWRFFDAGDDVDVTETEDGGARVRLVVDGDELTATVEADVSVTDVAVAD
- a CDS encoding ornithine cyclodeaminase family protein — its product is MDTLLLNKDDVHENTPMAELISAIEDAFAAYETGDAQMPAKSYIDLPQYNGDFRSMPAYLDAGDWDAAGIKWVNVHPDNPDNFDLPTVMGTMVYSDPENAYPLAIMDGTELTMKRTGAAAAVATDHLAVEDATSFGVVGAGVQAYTQLEAISQVRDIEEVVVSDVDDEAVEEYVDFFSGRFDVRAGSISEAGHCDVLSTVTPVEDPIVSADDLGEHTHVNAMGADAEGKHEIADEVLLDCKLVIDDHAQTTHSGEINVPYHEGVLDDDDIYGEIGEIVTDAKEGRTADDGVSVFDSTGLAIQDVAAAHVVYEHADEHDNGYEFDLLGV
- a CDS encoding DUF7470 family protein; translation: MLDKIGLSGVLGILLVVAGVAVVAWKAPVVAAGLTAILLGVALVARGAIQSVMGMFGM
- the thsA gene encoding thermosome subunit alpha, with the translated sequence MAQQMGNQPLIVLSDDSQRTSGKDAQSMNITAGKAVAESVRTTLGPKGMDKMLVDSTGEVVVTNDGVTILKEMDIEHPAANMIVEVAETQETEVGDGTTSSVVVAGELLSEAEDLLEQDIHATTLAQGYRQAAEQAKEFLDDAAIDVSPDDTEELEKIAATAMTGKGAENAKDVLSDLVVKAVQSVADDGSVDTDNIKVEKVTGGAIENSELVEGVIVDKERVSENMPYAVEDAKIALVDDGLEVQETEIDTEVNVTDPDQLQEFLDQEEEQLKEMVDSLKAAGANVVFVDGGIDDMAQHYLAKEGILAVRRTKSDDFTRLSRATGATPVSNVNDIEADDLGDAGSVAQKDIGGDERIFVEDVEEAKSVTLILRGGTEHVVDEVERAIEDSLGVVRVTLEDGKVLPGGGAPETELAMELRDFADSVGGREQLAVEAFADALEVIPRTLAENAGHDPIDSLVDLRSQHDGGDKAAGLDAYTGDVVNMEDDGVVEPLRVKTQAIESATEAAVMILRIDDVIAAGDLAGGQVGDDDGDDGPAGGPGGMGGGMGGMGGMGGAM
- a CDS encoding KH domain-containing protein; protein product: MKHVKIPQDRIGALIGDGGETLRRIEQAAEVDLDVDSQNGSVAIDQVGDPIRGMQAPDIVKAIGRGFKPDEALSLLDDEMRMFETIDIERAARNDNDLRRKKGRLIGEDGRTRELMEELTGATVVIYGSTFGVIGQPNEVDVARSAAEMLLDGAPHGAVYSFLERKRAEELKQQGMDYHEFPG